The Xanthomonas sp. DAR 34887 genome has a segment encoding these proteins:
- a CDS encoding NAD(P)(+) transhydrogenase (Re/Si-specific) subunit beta codes for MTLTTAEALSWLVKASYLVAATLFLLGLQRMASPKTARSGIHWAGFGMLLATAATFLLPGLHNLTLILLAIVIGTGAAWISAKKVAITDMPQMVALYNGMGGGSAAAIGAVELLRFSFLAHRDTSHWSESAIAALAARQPDATTLALAIVGSAIGAISLSGSIIAWAKLDGRLDKRVTFPGQQAFNLLVFVAMLGLGAWAAIGLSPVAIVAFFAVALALGVLMTLPIGGADMPVVISLYNAFTGLAVAFEGYVLGNEALIIAGMMVGAAGILLTRLMAKAMNRPISGVLFSNFGGGGQAQEISGAQKPIEAGDVAAMMAYAERVVIVPGYGMAVAQAQHKIWELAQRLIERGVKVKFAIHPVAGRMPGHMNVLLAEAGVPYDLIADMDDINPEFPSTDVSLVIGANDVVNPVAKTDPASPIYGMPILDVVDSKNVVVIKRGKGTGFAGIENALFYADNTRMLYGDGAEAAGALVSELKALDGGH; via the coding sequence GTGACCCTGACCACCGCCGAGGCGTTGTCCTGGCTGGTCAAGGCCAGCTACCTGGTGGCCGCCACCCTGTTCCTGCTCGGCCTGCAGCGCATGGCCTCGCCCAAGACCGCGCGCAGCGGCATCCATTGGGCCGGCTTCGGCATGCTGCTGGCGACCGCGGCGACGTTCCTGCTGCCCGGCCTGCACAACCTGACCCTGATCCTGCTGGCGATCGTGATCGGCACTGGCGCGGCCTGGATCTCGGCCAAGAAGGTCGCCATCACCGACATGCCGCAGATGGTCGCGCTGTACAACGGCATGGGCGGCGGCTCGGCCGCGGCGATCGGCGCGGTGGAACTGCTGCGCTTTTCGTTCCTGGCGCACCGCGACACCTCGCACTGGAGCGAGAGCGCGATCGCCGCGCTGGCCGCGCGCCAGCCCGACGCGACCACGCTGGCGCTGGCGATCGTCGGCTCGGCGATCGGCGCGATCTCGCTGTCCGGCTCGATCATCGCCTGGGCCAAGCTCGACGGGCGGCTGGACAAGCGCGTCACCTTCCCCGGCCAGCAGGCGTTCAACCTGCTGGTGTTCGTGGCGATGCTGGGCCTGGGCGCCTGGGCCGCGATCGGGCTCAGCCCGGTGGCGATCGTCGCGTTCTTCGCGGTCGCGCTGGCGCTGGGCGTGCTGATGACGCTGCCGATCGGCGGCGCCGACATGCCGGTGGTGATCTCGCTGTACAACGCCTTCACCGGTCTGGCGGTGGCCTTCGAGGGCTACGTGCTCGGCAACGAGGCGCTGATCATCGCCGGCATGATGGTCGGCGCGGCCGGCATCCTGCTGACCCGGCTGATGGCCAAGGCGATGAACCGGCCGATCAGCGGCGTGCTGTTCTCCAATTTCGGCGGCGGCGGGCAGGCGCAGGAGATCAGCGGCGCGCAGAAGCCGATCGAGGCCGGCGACGTGGCGGCGATGATGGCCTATGCCGAACGCGTGGTGATCGTGCCCGGCTACGGCATGGCGGTGGCGCAGGCCCAGCACAAGATCTGGGAGCTGGCGCAGCGGCTGATCGAGCGCGGGGTCAAGGTCAAGTTCGCGATCCACCCGGTGGCCGGGCGCATGCCCGGGCACATGAACGTGCTGCTGGCCGAAGCCGGCGTGCCCTACGACCTGATCGCCGACATGGACGACATCAATCCCGAGTTTCCCAGCACCGACGTGTCGCTGGTGATCGGCGCCAACGACGTGGTCAATCCGGTGGCCAAGACCGATCCGGCCAGCCCGATCTACGGCATGCCGATCCTGGACGTGGTCGATTCCAAGAATGTGGTGGTGATCAAGCGCGGCAAGGGCACCGGCTTTGCCGGGATCGAGAACGCGCTGTTCTACGCCGACAACACGCGCATGCTGTACGGCGACGGCGCCGAGGCGGCCGGTGCGCTGGTCAGCGAATTGAAGGCGCTGGACGGCGGGCATTGA
- a CDS encoding RNA polymerase sigma factor has protein sequence MLVSTPALEPPTTDLDSDGAARPLPASLDAFLAEIGPRAFRFAEAGLRQREDALDAVQDAMIKLLAYRERPAQEWTPLFWSILRRRIIDLQRRRGFRLRFWAPASEYGEDSQPDWADEGPTPPQRHEQRQTHARLVTALRTLPARQREAFTLRVLEELDVATTARAMGCSEGSVKTHLSRAREALQKLLEDVR, from the coding sequence GTGCTGGTGAGCACGCCCGCCCTAGAACCCCCGACGACCGACCTCGACAGCGATGGCGCCGCGCGTCCGCTGCCGGCGTCGCTGGACGCGTTCTTGGCCGAGATCGGCCCGCGCGCGTTCCGCTTCGCCGAGGCCGGGCTGCGCCAGCGCGAGGATGCGCTGGACGCGGTGCAGGACGCGATGATCAAGCTGCTCGCCTACCGCGAGCGGCCGGCGCAGGAATGGACGCCGCTGTTCTGGAGCATCCTGCGCAGGCGCATCATCGACCTGCAGCGTCGCCGCGGCTTCCGCCTGCGCTTCTGGGCGCCGGCCAGCGAGTACGGCGAGGACAGCCAGCCGGACTGGGCCGACGAAGGCCCGACGCCGCCGCAGCGCCACGAGCAGCGGCAGACGCACGCGCGGCTGGTCACCGCGTTGCGCACGCTGCCGGCGCGGCAGCGCGAGGCCTTCACCCTGCGCGTGCTCGAGGAGCTGGACGTGGCCACCACCGCACGCGCGATGGGCTGCTCCGAAGGCTCGGTCAAGACCCATCTGTCGCGCGCCCGCGAGGCGTTGCAGAAACTTCTGGAGGACGTCCGGTGA
- a CDS encoding NAD(P) transhydrogenase subunit alpha, whose product MAVQVLVVKESAHGERRVAATPETVKKLVALGAQVHVEPGAGVSAGFVDAAYLAAGAQLADAATPAQADLVLCVQPLPVAALSQLKPAAGVVGILQPQADPARAEAMQARELVAFPLERLPRTTRAQAMDVLSSQAGMAGYKATLIAAQLAPRFFPMLTTAAGTIRPSKVLIVGAGVAGLQAIATAKRLGAQVEGFDVRPETREQIESLGGKFLDLGVSAAGEGGYARQLTEEERAEQQRRLAEHLKGIDVVVCTAAVPGRPAPKILSAAMVEGMKPGSVVVDLAAETGGNCELTRPGDTIEHAGVIVAGPLDLASMGAVHASEMYARNVYNFVALFLKDGAIAYDWDDELLSKTRWTG is encoded by the coding sequence ATGGCAGTGCAGGTGCTGGTGGTGAAGGAGTCGGCGCACGGCGAACGCCGCGTGGCGGCGACGCCGGAGACGGTGAAGAAGCTGGTTGCGCTCGGCGCGCAGGTGCATGTCGAACCTGGTGCCGGCGTGTCCGCCGGTTTCGTCGATGCGGCCTATCTTGCGGCCGGCGCGCAGCTCGCCGATGCGGCGACCCCGGCGCAGGCCGATCTGGTGCTGTGCGTACAGCCGCTGCCGGTCGCCGCGCTGAGCCAGCTCAAGCCCGCCGCCGGCGTGGTCGGCATCCTGCAGCCGCAGGCCGACCCGGCGCGCGCCGAGGCGATGCAGGCGCGCGAGCTGGTCGCGTTCCCGCTGGAGCGGTTGCCGCGCACCACCCGCGCCCAGGCGATGGACGTGCTCAGCTCGCAGGCCGGCATGGCCGGCTACAAGGCCACCCTGATCGCCGCGCAGCTGGCGCCGCGCTTCTTCCCGATGCTGACCACCGCCGCCGGCACCATCCGCCCGTCCAAGGTGCTGATCGTCGGCGCCGGCGTCGCCGGCCTGCAGGCCATCGCCACCGCCAAGCGCCTGGGCGCGCAGGTCGAAGGCTTCGACGTGCGCCCGGAGACGCGCGAGCAGATCGAATCGCTGGGCGGCAAGTTCCTCGACCTGGGGGTCAGCGCGGCGGGCGAGGGCGGCTATGCGCGGCAGCTGACCGAAGAGGAGCGCGCCGAGCAGCAGCGGCGCCTGGCCGAGCACCTGAAAGGCATCGACGTGGTGGTCTGCACCGCCGCGGTGCCCGGGCGGCCGGCGCCGAAGATCCTCAGCGCGGCGATGGTCGAGGGCATGAAGCCTGGCAGCGTGGTGGTGGACCTGGCCGCCGAGACCGGCGGCAACTGCGAACTGACCCGCCCCGGCGACACCATCGAACACGCCGGCGTGATCGTCGCCGGCCCGCTCGACCTGGCCAGCATGGGCGCGGTGCACGCCAGCGAGATGTATGCGCGCAACGTCTACAACTTCGTCGCGCTGTTCCTGAAGGACGGCGCGATCGCCTACGACTGGGACGACGAGTTGCTGAGCAAGACGCGCTGGACGGGTTGA
- the sufT gene encoding putative Fe-S cluster assembly protein SufT has protein sequence MYSRSSEPVQFERDCAAVMVPQGDAVTLPAGSYGYITQALGGSYTVFVEGNLFRIAGKDGDAIGKEPPPGLDLPEDASDEQVEALIWQQLRTCFDPEIPFNIVDLGLVYEVGVQHRDDGQRTVEVKMTLTAPGCGMGEILVDDVRSKLELIPTIAEADVELVFDPPWGRHMMSEAARLETGML, from the coding sequence ATGTACTCACGCAGCAGCGAACCTGTCCAATTCGAACGCGATTGCGCGGCGGTGATGGTGCCGCAAGGCGACGCGGTGACCCTGCCGGCCGGCAGCTACGGCTACATCACCCAGGCGCTGGGCGGCAGCTATACGGTGTTCGTGGAAGGCAACCTGTTCCGCATCGCCGGCAAGGACGGCGACGCCATCGGCAAGGAGCCGCCGCCGGGCCTGGACCTGCCCGAAGACGCCAGCGACGAACAGGTTGAGGCGCTGATCTGGCAACAGCTGCGTACCTGCTTCGATCCGGAGATCCCGTTCAACATCGTCGACCTGGGCCTGGTCTACGAGGTCGGCGTGCAGCATCGCGACGATGGCCAGCGCACGGTCGAGGTGAAGATGACCCTGACCGCGCCGGGCTGCGGCATGGGCGAGATCCTGGTCGACGACGTGCGCAGCAAGCTGGAGTTGATCCCGACCATCGCCGAGGCCGATGTCGAACTGGTGTTCGATCCGCCGTGGGGCCGGCATATGATGTCCGAGGCCGCGCGTCTGGAAACCGGCATGCTCTGA
- a CDS encoding DUF3106 domain-containing protein codes for MKRLIRLSLALALLAGTAPLVAFAAPPPPPADADADAGPPLPDWEHLSPQQRELLIAPMRQRWNDAPQQRRRMFEHAQRWQSMTPEQRERARKGARRYEDMSPQQREEARVLFEHLRALPPEQRKALRDRWEAMTPQQRDAWIKANAGPDTKPGPGSR; via the coding sequence ATGAAGCGCCTGATCCGCCTCTCCCTGGCACTGGCCCTGCTGGCCGGCACCGCTCCGTTGGTGGCGTTCGCCGCGCCGCCACCGCCGCCGGCGGATGCCGACGCCGATGCGGGTCCGCCGCTGCCGGACTGGGAGCACCTGAGCCCGCAGCAGCGCGAGCTGCTGATCGCGCCGATGCGCCAGCGCTGGAACGACGCGCCGCAGCAGCGGCGCAGGATGTTCGAACACGCACAGCGCTGGCAGAGCATGACCCCCGAGCAGCGCGAACGCGCGCGCAAGGGCGCACGCCGCTACGAGGACATGAGCCCACAGCAGCGCGAAGAAGCGCGGGTGCTGTTCGAACATCTGCGCGCACTGCCGCCGGAGCAACGCAAGGCGCTGCGCGATCGTTGGGAAGCGATGACCCCGCAGCAGCGCGACGCCTGGATCAAGGCCAACGCCGGCCCGGACACCAAGCCTGGGCCGGGTTCGAGGTGA
- a CDS encoding NAD(P) transhydrogenase subunit alpha, with protein MSDGFVALYIFMLAAIAGHVIISRVPVILHTPLMSGSNFIHGIVLIGAMVVLGHADTTLEKAVGFLAVLLGAGNAAGGYVVTERMLEMFKSSKKPESKP; from the coding sequence ATGAGCGACGGTTTCGTGGCCTTGTACATCTTCATGCTGGCGGCCATCGCCGGGCATGTGATCATCTCGCGGGTGCCGGTGATCCTGCACACCCCGCTGATGTCCGGTTCCAACTTCATCCACGGCATCGTGCTGATCGGCGCGATGGTGGTGCTCGGCCACGCCGACACCACGCTGGAGAAGGCGGTCGGCTTCCTCGCGGTGCTGCTCGGCGCCGGCAACGCCGCCGGCGGCTACGTGGTCACCGAGCGCATGCTGGAAATGTTCAAGTCCAGCAAGAAGCCGGAGTCCAAGCCGTGA
- a CDS encoding S8 family peptidase → MSEISQRGSRQRPWLIVLGASALTSLLLATPAFAGDVNLSGLNAEPTVQRFIVKTRDAAPVGIASASAAAPSASLRATLQSVAAAMPAKNGRALGLTSLRRLAVGPEVIQSNRPLDHAEAETLMRQLAADPNVEYVEVDQRMTIALTPNDPSLSNQWAFGTTTAGINVRPAWDQATGTGVVVAVIDTGITSHPDLNANVLPGYDFISVAADARDGNGRDSNPADEGDWAAANECYSGSPASNSSWHGTHVAGTIAAVTNNSTGVAGTAYNAKILPVRVLGKCGGYTSDIADAITWASGGTVSGVPANTTPAEVINMSLGGSGTCSTTYQNAINGAVGRGTTVVVAAGNSSANVSTSVPANCANVIAVAATTSSRAKASYSNYGTGIDISAPGSSILSTLNDGTTTPGNASYASYNGTSMATPHVAGVVALMQSVAPTPLTPAQVESTIKSTAASFSCSQGCGAGLLDANAAVTAALGGGTTTPPTGNTLQDGVPVTGLGASTGSELNYTVTVPSGVSSLTVTISGGSGDADLYVRLGSAPTDSTYGCRPYLNGNNETCTFNSPSAGTYYVRLKAYSTFSGVTLTANY, encoded by the coding sequence ATGTCCGAAATTTCGCAACGTGGTTCGCGCCAGCGTCCTTGGCTGATCGTGCTGGGAGCGTCCGCATTGACTTCGCTGTTGCTGGCGACCCCGGCGTTCGCCGGCGACGTCAACCTCTCCGGGCTCAACGCCGAGCCGACCGTGCAACGTTTCATCGTCAAGACCCGCGACGCCGCCCCCGTCGGCATCGCCAGCGCGTCCGCCGCCGCCCCCTCGGCGTCGCTGCGCGCGACGCTGCAATCGGTCGCCGCGGCGATGCCGGCCAAGAACGGCCGCGCGCTGGGGCTGACCAGCCTGCGCCGCCTGGCGGTGGGCCCGGAAGTGATCCAGTCCAACCGGCCGCTCGACCATGCCGAAGCCGAAACGCTGATGCGCCAGTTGGCCGCCGACCCGAATGTCGAATACGTCGAGGTCGACCAGCGCATGACCATCGCGCTGACCCCGAACGATCCCAGCCTGTCCAACCAGTGGGCGTTCGGCACCACCACCGCGGGCATCAACGTGCGCCCGGCCTGGGACCAGGCCACCGGCACCGGCGTGGTCGTGGCGGTGATCGACACCGGCATCACCAGCCATCCGGACCTCAACGCCAACGTGCTGCCCGGCTACGATTTCATCAGCGTCGCCGCCGACGCGCGCGACGGCAACGGCCGCGACAGCAATCCGGCCGACGAAGGCGACTGGGCCGCGGCCAACGAGTGCTATTCCGGCTCGCCGGCGTCCAATTCCAGCTGGCACGGCACCCACGTGGCCGGCACCATCGCCGCGGTAACCAACAACAGCACCGGCGTCGCCGGTACCGCGTACAACGCCAAGATCCTGCCGGTGCGCGTGCTCGGCAAGTGCGGCGGTTACACCTCCGACATCGCCGACGCGATCACCTGGGCATCCGGCGGCACCGTCAGCGGCGTGCCGGCCAACACCACCCCGGCCGAAGTGATCAACATGTCGCTGGGCGGCAGCGGCACCTGCTCGACCACCTACCAGAACGCGATCAACGGCGCGGTCGGCCGCGGCACCACCGTGGTGGTGGCGGCCGGCAACAGCTCGGCCAATGTCTCCACCTCGGTGCCGGCCAACTGCGCCAACGTCATCGCGGTGGCCGCGACCACGTCCTCGCGCGCCAAGGCCAGCTACTCGAACTACGGCACCGGCATCGACATCTCCGCGCCGGGGTCGAGCATCCTGTCCACGCTCAACGACGGCACCACCACCCCGGGCAATGCGAGCTACGCGTCCTACAACGGTACCTCGATGGCGACGCCGCACGTGGCCGGCGTGGTCGCGCTGATGCAGTCGGTGGCGCCGACCCCGCTCACCCCGGCGCAGGTGGAAAGCACCATCAAGAGCACCGCGGCCAGCTTCTCCTGCTCGCAGGGCTGCGGCGCCGGCCTGCTCGACGCCAATGCCGCGGTGACCGCCGCGCTGGGCGGCGGCACCACCACGCCTCCCACCGGCAACACGCTGCAGGACGGCGTGCCGGTCACCGGGCTCGGCGCCAGCACCGGGTCGGAGCTGAATTACACGGTGACGGTGCCGTCCGGGGTCAGTTCGCTGACCGTCACCATCTCCGGCGGCAGCGGCGATGCGGACCTGTACGTGCGGCTCGGCAGCGCGCCGACCGACAGCACCTACGGATGCCGTCCGTATCTCAACGGCAACAACGAGACCTGCACCTTCAACTCGCCCAGCGCCGGCACCTACTACGTGCGGCTCAAGGCGTACAGCACGTTCTCGGGCGTGACCCTGACCGCGAACTACTGA
- a CDS encoding branched-chain amino acid aminotransferase gives MIPSTTARSAEARAQILGAPGFGNYFTDHMVAIEWDREQGWHDAQVRAYGPLALDPAASVLHYGQEIFEGIKAYRHADGSIWTFRPEANGKRLQRSAQRLALPELPVELFVESLRQLIAVDAAWVPSAPETSLYFRPFMIANEAFLGVRAAQKAGYYVIASPAGAYFAKGVAPVAIWLSTDYARAAKGGTGAAKCGGNYAASLLPQQQAQAQGCSQVLFLDPVEGKYLEELGGMNVFLVMRDGSLVTPALSGSILEGITRDSILQLARDRGMQVVERQVTIDEWRDGVASGAIAEVFACGTAAVVTPIGQLKGKDFEVGDLAAPAGPVTLSLRQELTDIQYGRVADRHGWLVRLG, from the coding sequence CTGATCCCGTCCACGACCGCACGCAGCGCCGAGGCGCGCGCGCAGATCCTCGGCGCGCCGGGCTTCGGCAACTATTTCACCGACCACATGGTCGCCATCGAGTGGGACCGCGAGCAGGGCTGGCACGACGCCCAGGTCCGCGCCTACGGCCCGCTGGCGCTGGATCCGGCCGCCTCGGTGCTGCACTACGGGCAGGAGATCTTCGAGGGCATCAAGGCCTACCGCCATGCCGACGGTTCGATCTGGACCTTCCGCCCGGAGGCCAACGGCAAGCGCCTGCAGCGCTCGGCGCAGCGCCTGGCGCTGCCGGAGCTGCCGGTGGAGCTGTTCGTCGAATCGCTGCGCCAGCTGATCGCGGTCGATGCCGCGTGGGTGCCGTCGGCGCCGGAGACGAGCCTGTATTTCCGCCCCTTCATGATCGCCAACGAGGCGTTCCTGGGCGTGCGCGCGGCACAGAAGGCCGGCTACTACGTCATCGCCAGCCCGGCCGGAGCCTACTTCGCCAAGGGTGTGGCGCCGGTGGCGATCTGGCTGTCCACCGACTATGCGCGCGCGGCCAAGGGCGGCACCGGCGCGGCCAAGTGCGGCGGCAACTACGCCGCCTCGCTGCTGCCGCAGCAGCAGGCGCAGGCCCAGGGCTGCTCGCAGGTGTTGTTCCTGGATCCGGTCGAGGGCAAATACCTGGAAGAGCTGGGCGGCATGAACGTGTTCCTGGTGATGCGCGACGGCAGCCTGGTCACGCCGGCGCTGTCGGGCAGCATCCTGGAGGGCATCACCCGCGACAGCATCCTGCAGTTGGCGCGCGATCGCGGCATGCAGGTGGTCGAGCGCCAGGTGACCATCGACGAGTGGCGCGACGGCGTGGCTTCCGGCGCGATCGCGGAGGTCTTCGCCTGCGGCACCGCGGCGGTGGTGACGCCGATCGGCCAGCTCAAGGGCAAGGATTTCGAGGTCGGCGACCTGGCTGCGCCGGCCGGCCCGGTGACCCTGTCGCTGCGCCAGGAACTGACCGACATCCAGTACGGCCGCGTGGCCGACCGCCACGGCTGGCTGGTGCGGCTGGGCTGA
- a CDS encoding DUF1631 domain-containing protein, producing the protein MSFSPSSPHAHPARDPHLLMQARDGMLPVLGQAFAAALAHFDDVLFDRAEGAGASQLLFLDGMRELRRRRDEIAVRFRAQLDQAWQALDAGAPLSAEVALAGYGQGLSLVSEHELESRLAVRNLASVLLREWKPVLSRIDRRLGWIAGGLELDADTNPVGPEHIGVAVHAAFSTSDFAPEVRLVLIKLCERDLTGGIGKLYQELDDSLARAGVMPEISRPRPPPPRRAAPQEERQARGDNPGFGEDGGVAGESGEYDEQYAPAWASRFVDRWAESRGRLQAADGYADAGANLPGGSQGVLLEALHELLQQTRSVRENATAAATAAVGQQRSLSQREMISVLSLLQATPSATLRAAIGDDGESLAQRLKSEVLSNATQFGVDPAHARLDPVDEDAIDLVGMLFDVMLDERDLEGRSRELIGRLVVPFVKVALLDRRMFVQKTHPARRLLNSLAEACEGNTGESPAERVLMGKVEEIIERLVAEFNENLAIFLTLEEEFRDFLAQHRRRIEIAERRAAETQRGQEKLELARQRAEAELQVRLQGRQLPQTLDDFLRQPWQHHLTMAVLREGEDGAGVRDALALADGLLEEAAEAQRHIVGKPWLQAWQGALTKVFASVGLHAEAAAAAINVLHDTLQAVAELRPELERPLPELPQVALPQPPVQEAQPVELTPPETVDDFDNADADRFRKMAIGTWLDFIDRDGKVQTGKLSWVSPISARLLFVNRRGVRFCVASPEELAVMVRLGRLRSHINDGAFDSAMQGVIDRLDPQNATLH; encoded by the coding sequence ATGAGTTTCAGCCCCAGCTCGCCGCATGCACATCCCGCGCGCGACCCGCATCTGTTGATGCAGGCGCGCGACGGCATGCTGCCGGTGCTGGGGCAGGCGTTCGCCGCCGCGCTGGCGCATTTCGACGATGTCCTGTTCGATCGCGCGGAGGGCGCCGGCGCCTCGCAGCTGCTGTTCCTGGACGGCATGCGCGAGCTGCGCCGCCGCCGCGACGAAATCGCCGTGCGCTTCCGTGCGCAACTGGACCAGGCCTGGCAGGCGCTGGACGCCGGCGCGCCGCTGTCGGCCGAAGTGGCGCTGGCCGGTTACGGCCAGGGCCTGAGCCTGGTGTCCGAACATGAACTGGAATCGCGGCTGGCGGTGCGCAACCTGGCCAGCGTGCTGCTGCGCGAATGGAAACCGGTGCTCAGCCGCATCGACCGCCGCCTGGGCTGGATCGCCGGCGGCCTGGAACTGGACGCCGACACCAATCCGGTCGGCCCCGAACACATCGGCGTGGCGGTGCATGCCGCGTTCTCCACCAGCGATTTCGCGCCCGAAGTGCGGCTGGTGCTGATCAAGCTGTGCGAGCGCGACCTCACCGGCGGCATCGGCAAGCTCTACCAGGAGCTGGACGACAGCCTGGCGCGGGCCGGCGTGATGCCGGAAATCTCGCGGCCGCGTCCGCCGCCGCCGCGGCGCGCGGCGCCGCAGGAAGAGCGCCAGGCACGCGGCGACAATCCAGGATTCGGCGAGGACGGCGGCGTTGCCGGCGAGTCGGGCGAGTACGACGAGCAGTACGCGCCGGCCTGGGCCAGCCGCTTCGTCGACCGCTGGGCCGAAAGCCGCGGCCGCCTGCAGGCCGCCGACGGCTATGCCGACGCTGGCGCCAACCTGCCTGGCGGCAGCCAGGGCGTGCTGCTGGAGGCGCTGCACGAACTGCTGCAGCAGACCCGCAGCGTGCGCGAGAACGCCACCGCCGCGGCCACTGCCGCGGTCGGGCAACAGCGCTCGTTGAGCCAGCGCGAGATGATCTCGGTGCTGTCGCTGCTGCAGGCCACGCCCAGCGCCACGCTGCGCGCGGCGATCGGCGACGACGGCGAATCGCTGGCGCAGCGGCTCAAGAGCGAGGTGCTGTCCAACGCCACCCAGTTCGGCGTGGACCCGGCGCATGCGCGGCTGGACCCGGTGGACGAGGACGCGATCGACCTGGTCGGCATGCTGTTCGACGTGATGTTGGACGAGCGCGACCTAGAAGGGCGCTCGCGCGAGCTGATCGGGCGCCTGGTGGTGCCGTTCGTCAAGGTCGCGCTGCTGGACCGGCGCATGTTCGTGCAGAAGACCCACCCGGCGCGGCGCCTGCTCAACTCGCTGGCCGAGGCCTGCGAAGGCAATACCGGCGAGAGCCCGGCCGAGCGCGTGCTGATGGGCAAGGTCGAGGAGATCATCGAGCGGCTGGTCGCCGAGTTCAACGAGAACCTGGCGATCTTCCTGACCCTGGAAGAGGAGTTCCGCGATTTCCTGGCCCAGCACCGGCGCCGGATCGAGATCGCCGAGCGCCGCGCCGCCGAGACCCAGCGCGGCCAGGAAAAGCTGGAGCTGGCGCGGCAGCGCGCCGAGGCCGAACTGCAGGTGCGCTTGCAGGGCCGGCAACTGCCGCAGACGCTGGACGACTTCCTGCGCCAGCCGTGGCAGCACCACCTGACCATGGCGGTGCTGCGCGAGGGCGAGGACGGCGCCGGTGTGCGCGATGCGCTGGCGTTGGCCGACGGCCTGCTCGAGGAAGCGGCCGAGGCACAGCGGCACATCGTCGGCAAGCCCTGGCTGCAGGCCTGGCAGGGCGCGCTGACCAAGGTCTTCGCCAGCGTGGGCCTGCATGCCGAGGCCGCCGCCGCGGCGATCAACGTGCTCCACGACACGCTGCAGGCGGTCGCCGAACTGCGCCCGGAACTGGAGCGCCCGCTGCCGGAACTGCCGCAGGTCGCGCTGCCGCAGCCGCCGGTGCAGGAGGCGCAGCCGGTGGAACTGACCCCGCCGGAAACCGTGGACGACTTCGACAACGCCGACGCCGACCGCTTCCGCAAGATGGCGATCGGCACTTGGCTGGATTTCATCGATCGCGACGGCAAGGTGCAGACCGGCAAGCTGTCGTGGGTGAGCCCGATCTCGGCGCGGCTGCTGTTCGTCAACCGCCGTGGCGTGCGCTTCTGCGTGGCCTCGCCGGAAGAACTGGCGGTGATGGTGCGGCTGGGCCGGCTGCGCAGCCACATCAACGACGGCGCCTTCGACAGCGCGATGCAAGGCGTTATCGACCGGCTCGATCCGCAGAACGCGACGCTGCATTGA